A window of Nicotiana tabacum cultivar K326 chromosome 24, ASM71507v2, whole genome shotgun sequence contains these coding sequences:
- the LOC107771359 gene encoding pentatricopeptide repeat-containing protein At2g15980-like, which yields MAMISTITRRIIFSTSLTKHSSSSSFFSCTSPQPSSSEDETLVSTAITILKHHRSKSRWSEILSLSPPPPGFTPSQVSQIILQLRNTPHLALRFFHFTITRSICSHSLSSYATIIHILSRSRLKSQALELLKSAIRKFPDTHQPDLTNPPRIFQILVKTYRTCDSAPFVFDLLIRAYLDSKKLDLSVQLVRILAKKNIFPHVVICNSLIELIAKSRGPFAAYDMYREIFKGREVKGVIANAYTFNILMVAFHREGVVEKVEEVWKEMMEKKCVPNTYSYSVLMAAYCEDGLMENAMKVWEEMGDKGVKHDIVAYNTIIGGFCKVGDVERAEEVFREMVFDGMECTCVTLEHLINGHCMSGNVDAALVLYKDMCRKGFKPESSMIDDVARMLCNKNGVFEALVFVRAVIKKHDIIPRKSTYELLIRNLCEEGLMEEARKFQVEMVGKGFAPNLEIYSAFIDGYVKQGNDEMAEILRNEMLTNKISCKDS from the coding sequence ATGGCGATGATATCAACTATTACAAGACGCATTATTTTCTCAACCTCATTAACCAAACACTCATCTTCCTCTTCCTTCTTCTCTTGTACCTCACCTCAACCATCTTCAAGCGAAGACGAAACTTTAGTCTCAACAGCCATAACAATCCTCAAACACCATCGCTCAAAATCAAGATGGTCCGAAATTCTTTCCCTATCTCCACCCCCTCCCGGATTCACTCCTTCCCAAGTCTCTCAAATCATTCTTCAACTCCGCAACACACCTCACCTCGCCCTCCGTTTCTTTCATTTCACGATCACTCGCTCCATTTGCTCTCACTCTCTTTCTTCCTACGCCACTATCATTCACATCCTCTCCCGTTCCCGCCTTAAATCTCAAGCTTTAGAGCTACTAAAATCCGCCATTCGAAAATTCCCTGACACCCATCAACCTGATTTAACAAACCCACCTCGGATTTTCCAAATCTTGGTTAAAACTTACAGGACTTGTGATTCAGCTCCCTTTGTGTTTGATTTGTTGATTAGAGCTTATTTGGATTCTAAAAAACTTGACCTTTCTGTTCAACTTGTGAGGATTTTAGCTAAAAAGAATATCTTTCCACATGTTGTTATATGCAATTCTTTGATTGAGTTGATTGCTAAAAGTCGAGGCCCTTTTGCTGCTTATGATATGTATAGGGAAATTTTTAAAGGTAGAGAGGTAAAGGGTGTAATCGCAAATGCTTATACGTTTAACATTCTTATGGTTGCTTTTCATAGAGAAGGAGTAGTGGAGAAGGTTGAGGAGGTTTGGAAGGAAATGATGGAAAAAAAATGTGTCCCGAATACATATAGTTATAGTGTTTTAATGGCCGCTTATTGTGAGGATGGACTGATGGAGAAtgccatgaaagtttgggaggaGATGGGTGATAAGGGCGTGAAACATGATATTGTAGCTTATAATACCATAATTGGGGGATTTTGTAAAGTTGGAGACGTTGAGAGAGCTGAGGAGGTTTTCAGGGAGATGGTTTTCGATGGGATGGAGTGTACATGTGTTACCCTTGAGCATCTGATAAATGGACATTGTATGAGTGGGAATGTTGATGCAGCTCTGGTCTTGTATAAGGATATGTGTCGAAAGGGATTCAAACCAGAGAGTTCAATGATAGATGATGTTGCTCGGATGCTATGCAACAAAAATGGAGTTTTTGAGGCCTTGGTATTTGTGAGAGCTGTAATAAAGAAACATGATATCATACCAAGGAAGAGTACATATGAACTTCTGATACGGAACTTGTGTGAGGAGGGTTTGATGGAAGAAGCTCGAAAATTTCAGGTGGAAATGGTGGGGAAAGGATTTGCACCAAATTTGGAAATATATAGTGCTTTCATTGATGGGTACGTCAAGCAAGGGAATGATGAAATGGCTGAAATTTTGAGGAACGAAATGCTTACGAATAAGATCTCTTGTAAAGACAGCTAG